A segment of the Triticum urartu cultivar G1812 chromosome 1, Tu2.1, whole genome shotgun sequence genome:
ATCCGGCTGCCGCGCGCCACCGTAATCCTGCTCCTGCTCGCCCtccacctctccctctccctcgccgcCCAGTTCGAGGGGTTCGACTCCGACGAGctcccctccgccgccgccgccgacgtcgCGTCCTCCGACGATGACGACGAGGGGCTCGACATCGACCTCCCGCCCCCTCCGCCCATCACCGTCTCCGTCTCCGCCCCTTCCCCTCCCGTgaccaccaccaccactgccGCAAACCCTAACCTCACCCCCAACCCCGCGGTCACGCCCCCGAATCCCACCCCCTCGCTCGACTTCTGGGACGAGGACGAGTTCGAGGGCATCCCCGTTCCAGAAGCGGCGGCCTCCGGCGACTCCTCCGCGCCGGCCGAGTCCGCCTCGTCAGATCCCTCCGCCGAGGAAGCGGCCGAGGCGGCGCCGGCCGCGCCGAGGGGCCCCGCGGAGCTCCTCCGCGCGTTCGCCGTCGAGATCGCGTGCGTCAGCTTCCTGATCTGCTTCGTGCTCAACTACTTCACCGGGAAGCGGCAGAACGAGGCGATCGCGCTGGCCTGGGCCACCAAGTTCGCCACCAGGGACTCCATCTTCGACAAGAACTTCAGCCTCCTCGGCACCGGCGACGGGAAGGACACGCCGCTCCTGCTCAAGGAAGGGCAGGACGTGTTCAAGTTCTACGCCAGCGGCAGGCGCTTCTGCCAGGGGGTGCTCGCCACCATGGAGATGCGTGCGCGGCACGACCTGCTGTCCAAGCTGCTGGAGCTGGTCTTCCCCAGGAAGGACACCATCACTTTCGAGGTGGTGATGAACGAGGATGCCATGGACCACGTGATGGTAGCTGTGGCTAGGAAGAAGGCGGCCAAGGCGATGCAGAAGGAGGAGAGGGATCTGCAGAAGTTTGCCTCTGTTCTCGCTCCTGCATCCGCTGGGAAGAAGTGGGTTGCAGATGAGCTTGCAGTGGTGGCCGAGTCAAAGGAGGTTGCTGGGGATATGATCACTGAGGCTGTGCTGGATCAGGTGAGAGTTTAATTGCTTAGCTCCATTGAGAATTTGCATCTTATAGATACAGCTGAACTGGGTAACATAGTTTAAACAGGAACAGATATCCTGCTGATTTAGACTTTCTTTATGAAAGCATCATAGGTAATCTAAATTAGGATTGAGCTAGTATAACTTTTGAATTGTTTAAGAACAGACCAAAAGGAGAAAGGTTGATTTGAGAACCCAACACACTCTTGAATTATGATGTCATTAATCACAGATATTGGATTTGGATTATGCGTGAGATAACTTATAAATTACTGAATCGAGCTTTAACTTCCAGAGAGAATTAGCGTCAAACAATTCCCCATGTTTACAACTAATATTCCACGTGGGTAGCATCTTGTAAGATATTATAGTATTGGTGCTATATTATCAAGTGGCGACAAAAACTGCGTGTTTTTAAGCTAGCAAGTATCGACCTATCATGGCAATGTCTTTTACGTAagattttatttattttggacATGCCATATTTGTCTGGGAATGGTTTTTCGAGCAGCTTTTGCACATATGCAGATGTTGTGCTGCATGATCAAACCTCATTTGGATATGGAAGGGATGTCTGGAGCCTTAAAGCCTAAAACTGTACCCCAACCACCATAACTTCTATGACTGAAGTAACTCCTCAGTTTTAATACATGAACAAAATTATGTGCATTGTGTAGCCATTCTGCTTGGAAACAGATGTTTTTGTAGTTTGCTTAGCTTAGTGTGGGATTTTTGTGTGTATAGGCTGGCCTTGGTATGGTCAGATTTATTGAAAAAGTAGATTTGATCTCAAACAGCAGGTACAATAAAAAGCAAGCTAGTTTTTGGCCCCTGATCTTGGTTGTAAGCATCCAGCCATGAGCATAAGCCTGCCTAAATGATCTTCCATAAAATCTGAAAAATATCGATGGACCCTACTACGAGGTTATTGACTTTAGTGTGACTTTACGATGATTGAGCAGTGTTACACAGTGCCCTACATCTATTTGATGTTCTCACTTTTTTTCTGCAGGTGCTTGGCGAGAAAGCTTTTGAGAAAATGGGGAAGTGGTTCATCTCACTTCATTTTTCAGATCAACTGGCAGGCTCTTACAAGAAAGTCCTCTCATTCAAGTTTGTGCTGCCAGATGCAAACAACATGGCTGATATGACAAAATTAGTTGCTCTTGTGCCATTCTACATTGATTTGGTTGGACGATACAAGCTGAGCTCACATGTAAGCACCGACCTTGTTTCTTCCTCTTGGTTCACAGGATTTTCAGTTATATTTTCTAAATCCTACTATCCATGTTGAACTGTAGGCACGCTCAAAAACTGATGCTGCTAGGACGAAGGCCGCCCAGGAGGCTTTCAGGGAACTTCAGGGTGTCAGGCAGGAAACCCTGCTGAGGAAAAAGGCCGAAAAGAAAAAACTCATGGAAGAGGCAGAGGCCAAACTTAGCGCCGAGGTACTCCGGAAGAAAGAAGAGAAAGAGCGGAATCGGCAGATGAAGAAGGGGGCGCCCAAAGTTAAAATGCTGCGCTCGTAATAACATCAAGAATCTGTCATAGTTATTGGCTTTGCTGTTCACTCGCTGATTAGCCTATCTATAGTTCAGCATCGGCTAGACTCTTTTATGTTCCAATTTTGGGCCATCAGATTTGCTGTTATGAGAATCAAGCGAAAGTAAGAGAAAAAGAAATGCTGACAAGATGCCCGGTCCAAGTGTTTTCGTCGCATGTTGGTGGTTCCGTCTATCTGATTCGGGTGCACAGCAGCTCATTTGTAAGAAAAAACTCAAGACACTTCCCTGATTTGCTGTGTAATAGTATGTTGATAGATCTGTGGTCAGAAACTACACTTGGCTTACATGGTTTCATGTTTAAGCCGGCTTGCTTGCTGTTAGCCTGTCAATGCTCACTTTACTCATATCCTTTACCCCCACTGGCTGAATAATCGTGGCGGCATGTTTTATCTGTTTCAGTTTCTTGTGCTATGCCTAGAAATAATACAGTAGGAAAATAATTTGATGATGCTATACTGTGTTACTCCGTGCGTAAATAAGATCGTGGTTGATGCTATGCTATGCTCTGCTCTCCTTGTCTGTCTGCCGGCGGAGTGTCTGGCGTGGTGCTCTTGAGGCGTGCACTCTGTTCGCCACCGCTGGAGCATTCTAGGTCTGCTTCCCTCTCTGATAGTATAATCAGCCTCTTCGGCAGTTTCTTTGCATCAGCGGGCTTACAAAATGCGCAGGAGCTATGTTTTTTGACCAAACTTAGCATTACAGTACATAGATTCGTGGTTGATGGATGGCGGGTGGTTTCATTCTTCGGTGTCTTAGTCGTGATGGGGTGCTAAATCTGAAGTTCAATGGCGTGTTTAGGGTGTTGCCCTGGTCTGATTCGTTCAATAACAATGGCTTCACTTTTGATGAGTCACTTTAGAAGTCCGCAAAGCTGCATATTAGCGATGGAATGAAGCTGCTTCGAACTCGAGTGAGGAGGCGGTCcatcttttttttctttggtgGCTGCCGTGGTGGTGTCGAAGACACGTGACAGACGCTGGTGTCAAGCTTAAAATGTTTTACCATCTTTTCAGTTTTATCATGTCGGTCCTTACATGACTTGTACTTCGAACTTACGATATAAATGAGTATTACGATGAAAAAAAACGTGCAGTAGATCTGACGAGGGCATACTAGGGAAAGCATCAAAGCTGTACACCGCGCAACGGGGAAATCGGCAGAAGAAAAACGCGACTCACCTCCCTCTGCGGCAGCCCGCACTCCGCCGCCGCGCGCGATCCAATGGAGGGGGTGCAGGCGGCCGTGACGGCGCACCTGGACCAGGTGTCGGGCCTCGTCCAGGCGCTCTCCTCCGAGCTCCGCAGCGGGATCGGTCCCGCCGCCGACAGCCTGCTCGCCTTCGTCCGCGCCGTCGACTGGACGGTACCCCGCGAGAAATTCCCCCTCCCTTTCTCCCCGTCTATCTTTCCTTTGGAGCTAACTAACGATTCGCGTCGCCGCGTGTCCAGGAGCCATGGCTGCTGTGCTTGATGGCGTTCCACGCGGGCCTGCTGCTGACGGCCGTCGGGCTGAGGAGGAATGCCAACCTGCAGTTCTTCTTCTTGTTTCTTGCTTGTGAGTTCTCATCTCTGGGACGGGACAGACACAGTATAGTAAATTTTGCCGGGAGTGTAAGTGGGGCTATGATTTTATCTTTATGAGTTCCAACTTCTAACCACAGCAGCTTTTGTCCAATTTTACTTCTAGTTGTGTTTCATACATCACTAGGGAAGTAATATGTAGTCCAGTTATTTGCGCAATCCATTTTG
Coding sequences within it:
- the LOC125519335 gene encoding transmembrane protein 18-like, which codes for MEGVQAAVTAHLDQVSGLVQALSSELRSGIGPAADSLLAFVRAVDWTEPWLLCLMAFHAGLLLTAVGLRRNANLQFFFLFLAYSGVYLAEKINIYLAEHWKIFASRNYFDRAGVFVSVVWSGPLVFISIVTVVSSLITLCQLMVKWKRAELRHRARLARDKEE
- the LOC125519324 gene encoding uncharacterized protein At5g49945, which translates into the protein MAAPSWIRLPRATVILLLLALHLSLSLAAQFEGFDSDELPSAAAADVASSDDDDEGLDIDLPPPPPITVSVSAPSPPVTTTTTAANPNLTPNPAVTPPNPTPSLDFWDEDEFEGIPVPEAAASGDSSAPAESASSDPSAEEAAEAAPAAPRGPAELLRAFAVEIACVSFLICFVLNYFTGKRQNEAIALAWATKFATRDSIFDKNFSLLGTGDGKDTPLLLKEGQDVFKFYASGRRFCQGVLATMEMRARHDLLSKLLELVFPRKDTITFEVVMNEDAMDHVMVAVARKKAAKAMQKEERDLQKFASVLAPASAGKKWVADELAVVAESKEVAGDMITEAVLDQVLGEKAFEKMGKWFISLHFSDQLAGSYKKVLSFKFVLPDANNMADMTKLVALVPFYIDLVGRYKLSSHARSKTDAARTKAAQEAFRELQGVRQETLLRKKAEKKKLMEEAEAKLSAEVLRKKEEKERNRQMKKGAPKVKMLRS